From a region of the Bacteroidetes bacterium GWF2_43_63 genome:
- a CDS encoding dihydroneopterin aldolase: protein MEFRAPVGCFDEEKIVHPGFSVDVYISFDASDAMMSDKLDTTINYQAVYLRIKEIMEVHHNIIEHVANHILDTILNDFAKAQHVRCKIHKTFPALGGRIAAVAFEAERGR, encoded by the coding sequence ATGGAATTCCGCGCTCCGGTGGGGTGTTTCGACGAAGAAAAAATTGTTCATCCGGGCTTTTCCGTTGATGTGTACATCTCGTTTGATGCATCTGATGCAATGATGAGCGACAAACTTGACACTACGATCAACTATCAGGCGGTATATCTTCGGATAAAAGAAATAATGGAAGTGCATCACAATATAATTGAGCATGTGGCGAATCATATCCTCGATACTATTTTGAATGATTTTGCAAAGGCACAACATGTGCGCTGCAAAATTCATAAAACTTTTCCGGCCCTTGGCGGCCGCATTGCTGCTGTTGCTTTCGAAGCAGAGCGGGGGAGATAG
- a CDS encoding phenylalanine--tRNA ligase subunit beta, whose product MKISYNWLKQYLNTDLPADTISKILTDNGLEVEGLEEHEQIKGGLQGIVVGHVLECAHVEGTEHLSLTKVDVGTEQLQIVCGAQNVAAGQKVLIALPGATLYKSDGTTLVIKKAKMRGIESNGMICAEDELGLGTSHAGIMILDPATEKGMPAAKLFNLSSDQVFEIGLTPNRSDAMCHTGVARDLAAALHNRCGENSVQLQMPSVEDFKVDNNDLTTPVEVINPEACIRYSGLTLTNLNVTESPDWLKRNLEAAGLRPINVVVDVTQYVMLELGQPLHAFDYDKISGGKVIVQCLPDSSPFTTLDGVERKLTSRDLMICDAEKGMCIAGVFGGTHSGVSMETKRVFLESACFNPVSVRKTAKYHGLHTDASFRFERGTDAEITIYAIKRAALLLKGITGCSISSEISDFYPAKAEKPVVTLNFTAMNTFAGSPISVETTIGILKDLDFVISKQNAEEITVEVPLNRTDVTRPVDVYEEIFRIYGYNNIPMPEKSNTIYPTSKGITLHELIQKVSNYFAANGFSEIMCNSLNSMQWYEKASVYPVDSIVTVQNPLSRELNVMRYSMLSGMLQSVAHNINRSAADLKFFEPGKTYVKNTQDKEKPVMARFSETNMLSLIMTGNERPENWKYKPEESDFFCMKSALEGVFGYLGIMDSLVAKTEVNNQFVFGMTYMLNEKPLASFGLADPNICKLSDVDANIWYAEVNLDLLLKKIRKTSIRFRDIPKFPAVRRDLALLLDGNVSFEAIQKAAQGAEKKLLKAVDLFDVYIDKKLGENKKSYAVSFMFRHDEKTLTDVEVDKAMERITNDVLKVTGGVIR is encoded by the coding sequence ATGAAAATCTCATATAACTGGCTGAAACAATATCTGAACACTGACCTGCCCGCAGATACCATTTCGAAAATTCTGACCGACAATGGTCTTGAAGTGGAAGGTCTTGAAGAGCACGAACAAATCAAGGGCGGATTGCAGGGAATTGTTGTCGGCCACGTGCTTGAATGCGCGCATGTGGAAGGCACCGAGCATCTTTCACTAACGAAGGTAGATGTCGGCACGGAGCAATTACAGATTGTGTGCGGTGCTCAGAATGTTGCCGCAGGACAGAAAGTGTTGATTGCCTTACCCGGAGCCACTTTATACAAATCGGACGGCACCACTTTGGTTATTAAGAAGGCCAAAATGCGAGGCATCGAAAGCAACGGGATGATCTGTGCTGAAGACGAACTTGGCCTCGGCACCTCACACGCAGGAATCATGATATTGGATCCGGCGACTGAAAAAGGCATGCCGGCAGCAAAACTTTTCAATCTTTCATCCGATCAAGTTTTTGAAATTGGCTTAACTCCAAACCGCAGCGACGCGATGTGTCATACGGGCGTAGCACGAGATCTGGCGGCCGCGCTGCACAACCGTTGCGGAGAAAATTCCGTTCAGCTGCAAATGCCATCGGTGGAGGATTTCAAGGTAGACAACAACGACCTGACCACTCCAGTTGAAGTAATAAATCCAGAAGCATGCATCCGATACAGCGGTCTGACGCTCACAAATCTTAATGTCACTGAAAGTCCGGACTGGCTCAAAAGAAATCTGGAAGCCGCCGGACTACGTCCGATCAATGTAGTTGTCGACGTTACGCAATATGTGATGCTTGAGCTTGGACAGCCGCTCCACGCCTTCGATTACGACAAAATCAGCGGTGGAAAAGTGATTGTACAATGTTTGCCCGATAGTAGTCCATTTACTACGCTCGATGGCGTTGAACGCAAGCTCACCTCGCGCGACCTGATGATCTGTGATGCAGAAAAAGGTATGTGCATCGCGGGCGTTTTCGGCGGCACACATAGCGGCGTTAGCATGGAAACAAAAAGAGTGTTTCTCGAAAGTGCCTGTTTCAATCCGGTATCCGTGCGTAAAACCGCCAAGTATCATGGATTGCACACCGATGCGTCGTTTCGTTTCGAGCGTGGCACGGATGCGGAAATCACTATTTATGCCATCAAACGGGCTGCTTTATTATTGAAAGGAATTACAGGCTGCAGTATCAGTTCCGAGATATCGGATTTCTATCCGGCAAAAGCCGAGAAACCAGTTGTAACGCTGAACTTCACTGCCATGAACACTTTCGCAGGATCTCCAATTTCAGTTGAAACAACCATTGGAATTCTGAAAGATCTGGACTTTGTAATTTCAAAACAAAATGCAGAAGAAATTACGGTCGAAGTTCCGCTCAACCGCACCGATGTTACCCGTCCAGTGGACGTTTATGAAGAAATTTTTCGCATTTATGGATACAACAATATTCCGATGCCGGAAAAATCGAATACGATTTACCCGACGAGCAAAGGAATTACCTTACACGAACTGATACAAAAAGTATCCAATTATTTTGCAGCCAACGGATTCAGTGAAATAATGTGCAACTCTCTCAACAGTATGCAATGGTATGAAAAAGCCAGTGTGTATCCGGTTGACAGCATTGTTACTGTGCAAAACCCGCTTAGCCGCGAGCTGAATGTGATGCGTTACAGCATGTTATCCGGCATGTTGCAGTCGGTTGCTCATAATATCAATCGGAGTGCGGCCGACCTGAAATTTTTTGAACCCGGGAAAACGTATGTCAAAAACACACAGGACAAAGAAAAACCTGTGATGGCACGCTTTTCCGAGACCAACATGCTCTCGCTGATTATGACCGGCAACGAACGTCCCGAAAACTGGAAATACAAACCCGAAGAATCTGATTTTTTCTGTATGAAGTCCGCTTTGGAAGGCGTTTTCGGATACCTTGGCATCATGGATTCGCTTGTCGCCAAAACAGAAGTGAACAATCAGTTTGTCTTTGGCATGACCTACATGCTTAATGAAAAGCCGCTTGCATCCTTTGGTTTAGCTGATCCAAACATTTGCAAGCTTTCCGATGTTGATGCGAATATCTGGTATGCAGAAGTGAACCTCGATTTGTTATTGAAAAAAATCCGTAAGACCAGTATCAGATTCAGGGATATTCCGAAATTTCCGGCTGTGCGCCGCGATCTGGCCTTGCTGCTTGACGGCAATGTTTCATTTGAAGCAATTCAGAAAGCCGCACAGGGAGCTGAAAAGAAACTATTGAAAGCAGTTGATCTTTTTGATGTTTACATCGATAAAAAACTTGGGGAAAATAAGAAAAGCTACGCCGTTAGTTTCATGTTCCGTCACGATGAAAAAACCCTGACTGATGTTGAGGTTGACAAGGCGATGGAAAGAATTACCAATGATGTGTTGAAGGTTACTGGTGGTGTGATAAGATAA